The nucleotide window GGATGGAAAACCTACATCCCAAAATTTGAATATACAACAGACAATGCCGCAATGATAGGAATTGTAGGGTACCAAAAGTTTTTATTTCAAAAATTTGAAACAGCAGATGTTGTTTCTAAAGCCCGAATAGCGTTTTAATTATGCAGTTATTTTACAACCCCGCAATAGACGAAACAACAGAAACTTTTTCTTTTGACAAGGAAGAAAGTAAGCACATCATTAAGGTTTTACGCAAAAAAGATACCGATATATTATATGTAACCAACGGTTCTGGTCTTTTATTTAAAACTGAAATCACATTAGCGTCTGACAATAAATGTACGGTTCAGGTTTTGGAAATAGAGAAAGCTAAAGCCTCAAAATACAAATTGCACTTGGCGGTTGCCCCAACAAAGATGAATGACCGCTACGAATGGTTTCTTGAAAAAGCTACAGAAATTGGAATACACGAAATAACCCCTGTTATATGTGATCGTTCCGAAAGAAAAGTAATAAATCCAGAACGATTTGAAAAAATTATTCTTTCGGCCATGAAGCAATGCAATCAGATGTATCTTCCAAAATTG belongs to Flavobacterium gilvum and includes:
- a CDS encoding 16S rRNA (uracil(1498)-N(3))-methyltransferase, with the protein product MQLFYNPAIDETTETFSFDKEESKHIIKVLRKKDTDILYVTNGSGLLFKTEITLASDNKCTVQVLEIEKAKASKYKLHLAVAPTKMNDRYEWFLEKATEIGIHEITPVICDRSERKVINPERFEKIILSAMKQCNQMYLPKLNAAISLTAFIKKEKSGQKIIAHCEETNKKSLKSILKPNTDYTILIGPEGDFSNKEIELALENNYIPVSLGETRLRTETAAIVACHSVVFTNEN